The Lutibacter sp. A64 genome segment AACCAATAGGGGAATGGGATGGAAAAACAAAATTTGGACTGTTTGATAAATACGATACAATTAAAAAATCTGATGAACCATTTTTTGCTCAAATTCAATTAGTTGTTACTCATAGAGGCGAATGGTGGAATGAGGTTCGTGAGAAATCTGCACACCCAGTAAATCCAAATGATGTAGTGTTACCTGAATATTATGCGGATGATCCGGCTATAAGATTAGATTGGGCTAAATATTTAGACCAAGTAGAATATATGGATAATGAAGTAGGAATGATTTTTAAAGAGTTAGAAGATAAAGGGCTGGCAGATAATACTATTGTTATTTTTATTGGAGATAATGGTCGTTGTAATATTAAAGGAAAAGGATATTTACACGATGCAGGGTTGAGAATTCCTTATATTATTCATTATCCAAAAGGTTTAGAAGGAGGTCAAGTAAGAGATGATGTTGTGAGTTCAACCGATATTACTGCTACTATTTTAGATTTTGCAGGTGTTGAAATTCCAGATTATATGAGTGGTAAACCTATGTTTTCAGATGATTTTGAGCGTGAGTATGTGTATGCTGCACGAGATTTATGGGATGAAATTCCAGAGAAAATGAGAGCAATTACTTCAAACGAATGGAAATATATTAGAAACGATAAACCAGAAATTCCTTTTGATGCACATCAAGCTTATTTAGAGTTTTATCGGCCAGCAGTACACATAATGAGAGGTTTAAAAAAAGAAGGAAAATTAAATGCAAATCAAAGTTTCTTTTTTGAAGATTCAAAACCCTCTGAAGAATTATATAATTTAAAAAATGACCCTCAAGAATTGGTAAATTTAGCTAATAACCCAAACTATGCTTCAGTTTTAAAAATGATGAGAGCAAAAACAAAAGCTTATGATGAAGAGTTTAAACCAGTAAGTGATATTTATGAACCAAAATCAGTACAAAACACGGTTGATTTAGTAGAATGGATTAAAACTGAAAAACCTGAGGTTTATAAGAAAATGCAACAAGGTGTTGAAGTTGGTTTTAAGAAGTATGGTGCTGAATATAAAAAAAATAAAAAACAAATAAAATAATATATAGATGAGAATTGTTAAATTAATTGGAATTTTATTTTTTACAGTATTTGCCTTGCAATCTTGTAAAAAAGGTGCAACACATGAAATAAGTATAAATTCAGATTGGAAATTTAAATTGCTAAGTGACTCCAATCTTACTGAAGATAAAATGCATTCAATTGAGTTTGATGACTCAAGTTGGCAACAAGTTAGTTTGCCACACACAGCAAATATTGAACCACTTGTTGTAAATAACCAATGGCAAGGGATTTGTTGGTATCGTAAAGTTTTTGATGTTCCAAAAAATGAATCGGATAAGAAGGTGTTTTTAGAATTAGAAGCAGCTATGAACTATTCTAAAATTTGGATTAATGGATTAGAGGTTTCATCGCATCATGGAGGTTATTTACCAGTAGTAGTAGATATTACAAATTACTTAAAAAGTGGTGATAAAAATGTAGTTGCAATTAGATTAGACAATACAGATAACTTGGTAACTGGTCCAAAGCCATTAAAAAGATTAGACTTTAATATGTATGGTGGTTTGTATAGAAATGCTTGGTTAACTGTAAAAAATAAAGTATATATTTCAAATCCAATTTTAGAAAATAAAGTAGCGGGTGGAGGTATTTTTATTACCTATCCAAAAGTTTCTAAAGAAGAATCTACTATAAATGTTAAAACTCATATTGTAAACGAAGAGAGAAACGCTAGTAATTTAGAAGTAAAACACGCTGTTTATTATAAAAATGAATTGGTTAAAGAAGTGACTTCATCTGATGTTTCAATTATGGCAGAATCAGATGTTGAATTAGAAGAGCAAATTTCTATTGTAAATGCAAAACTTTGGTCTCCAAAAGATCCTAATTTATACCATTTAGAAACTTCAGTTTTAATTAATGGAAATATAGTAGATAAAAGAACTACGCGTTTTGGAATTAGAGAATTTACATTTAAAAACGATGAATTATATATAAATGGAGAAAAAACATTTTTAAGAGGTGTAAATCGCCATCAAGAATATCCTTTTGTTGGTTATGCTTTATCTGACAATGCTCAATATAGAGATGCTAAAAAAATTAAAGATGGAGGCTTCAATTATATAAGATTATCTCACTACCCACATTCACCTGCATTTATGGATGCTTGTGATGAGTTAGGAATAGTTGTAATTGATGCAATTATGGGATGGCAGTTTTATAATGATACCGATTCTTTTAGAGAGTATTGCTATAAGTCAGCTACAAATTTAATTCGTAGAGATAGAAATAGACCAAGTGTTTTAGCTTGGGAAGTTTCGTTAAACGAAACAAAAATGCCCATCTTTTTTATGGAAGAGTTAAATAAAATTGTACATGCAGAGTATCCAGGAGAACACGTATATTCTTGTGGGTGGATGGATGATGTTTATGATATTTATTTACAAGCGCGCCAACATAGAATTTTACATCCTCATGAATTAAAAGAAAATCAGCCTTATTCAGTTTCTGAATATGGAGATTGGGAATATTATTCTAAAAATGCAGGTTTAAATCAAGATAAATTACCAAATGAATTAAGAGATGAAATGAGTAGTAGACAACCACGTGCAAACGGTGAGGTTGGTTTATTACAACAAGCATATAATGTTCAAGAATCTCATAACGATAATTTAAATACTAAAGCATATTCAGATAGTTATTGGGTAATGTATGATTACAATCGTGGATACCATGATAATATAGAATACTCTGGATTAATGGATATTTTTAGATTACCAAAATTTGGATATTATTTTTATCAAAGTCAGAGAACTGTTGAAGATGGTGTTGTTTTAAAATTGGCAACATATTGGAACGAAAAATCACCAACTGATGTAAAAGTTTACTCAAACTGTGATGAGGTGAAATTATTTTTAAATGATAAATTAATTGCAACGCAACAACCAGATTCAGATAAGAATACAACCAATTTAAATCATCCACCATTTACCTTTAATGTTGGTTCTTTTGAAGCAGGAACCCTAAAAGCAGAAGGATTTATTAATGGTAAAAAAGTTGCAGAAGATATAGTAATCACACCCAAAAAAGCAACAAGTTTAAAAGTTTGGTTGGACGAAAGTGGGAAAGCTCCAGAAGCAGGAGTAAATGATGTATTATTCTTATACATTGCTGCTGTTGATGAGAATGGAACTATAATTCCTGAATTTTCAGATGAAGTTGAATTAAATTTAGAAGGAGATGTTGAAATTATGAATTTAGAAGCTATTAAAGCAGAAGCAGGTATTGCATCGGTTTTAATTAGAATTGGAAAAAAGAAAGGTGAAGTTAAAGTAATCGCTAAATCAAGAGATTTAATAGGTGAGTTTAAGTTAAACATTGAATAATAAATTTAAAATGAGTTTAATAAAAATAAATAATTTAATACTTTTTATATTATTAACGGTTAACATAGGAGCACAAATCAAACCAGATTTGAAAGTACGAAAAAAAGAAAACTTTAATAAAAATTGGAAATTTATTTTAAACGATACTTTAGAATTTAGTAATGAAAACTTTTATGATACTAATTGGAGAAATATAGAATTACCACATGATTGGAGTGTTGAACATGAGTTTAGTGAAGAAAATTCAGGAAGAAATGCTTGGCTACCAGGTGGAATAGGCTGGTATAGAAAAGAATTTATTTTACCCGATAATTATAAAAATAAACAAATTGAAATTCAATTTGATGGAGTTTATAGACACTCACAAATTTGGATTAATGGAGAACATGTAGGGATTCAATATGATGGGTATACCAGTTTTTATTTTGACATTTCACCATATTTAAAGTTTGGTGAAAAGAATGTTATTGTTGTAAAAGTAGATAACTCTGTACAGCCAAATTGCAGATGGTATTCAGGATCAGGTATTTATAGGAATACGTGGTTGTTAATTTCAGATAAATTACACATTGCTAATTGGGGAACTTATATTACAACACCAGAAGTTTCAAAAGAAAAAGCAATTGTAAATATTGAAACTACGGTTGAAAATTTTAAAGGAAATGTAGATTTTAATTTGAAAACTATCGTATACAATTCAAAAGGTGAAAATGTTGGTTTTGCTGTAACAGAAATTAATGCCACACTCATGAAAAAATATACTTTAGAACAACAAATAACAATTGATTCACCAAAATTATGGAGCGATAGAACTCCTAATATGTATGTTGCAATTACTCAAATAGTAGTTGATAATAAAGTAGTAGATGATTATAAATCAAATTTTGGTATTCGTAGCATTCGTTTTGATGCAGAAAAAGGTTTCTTTTTAAATGGTAAAAACATAAAAATGAAAGGTGTTTCTTTACACCATGAAGCTGGAGTTTTGGGAGCGGCTGTACCTATTGAAGTTTGGGAACGAAGATTAAAAACATTAAAGGATATTGGGTGTAATGCCATTAGAACTGCTCACAATCCAGCTGCACCAGAATTTATGGATTTATGTGATAAAATGGGCTTTTTAGTAATGAATGAATTTGTAGATAAATGGTATGATAATGTGCCTTATGCAAATAGCGATTTAACTAGTACTTTTTTTAATCCAAATGGTTTTGGTGATTCTAATTTTTATCTAGAATGGCAAAAGAATTAT includes the following:
- a CDS encoding glycoside hydrolase family 2 TIM barrel-domain containing protein, producing the protein MSLIKINNLILFILLTVNIGAQIKPDLKVRKKENFNKNWKFILNDTLEFSNENFYDTNWRNIELPHDWSVEHEFSEENSGRNAWLPGGIGWYRKEFILPDNYKNKQIEIQFDGVYRHSQIWINGEHVGIQYDGYTSFYFDISPYLKFGEKNVIVVKVDNSVQPNCRWYSGSGIYRNTWLLISDKLHIANWGTYITTPEVSKEKAIVNIETTVENFKGNVDFNLKTIVYNSKGENVGFAVTEINATLMKKYTLEQQITIDSPKLWSDRTPNMYVAITQIVVDNKVVDDYKSNFGIRSIRFDAEKGFFLNGKNIKMKGVSLHHEAGVLGAAVPIEVWERRLKTLKDIGCNAIRTAHNPAAPEFMDLCDKMGFLVMNEFVDKWYDNVPYANSDLTSTFFNPNGFGDSNFYLEWQKNYQQTVFRDRNHPSVIIWSVGNENHSPGDNRQNYGLKKYASFVRTLDPTRPVISGMERGRDGDPTEKVNDIIESCSYMDLIALNYGEQWCKEIGSRKPGKPYVSTESYVYFNSTPEKRFANIEKSPWLDVLENDFNMGLFLWSGIDYLGESKKYPKLGTDTGLLNLAGFRKEVSYLYEAFWSEKPMVRIAVYEGDADDFSTSGRWGVPPMNETWNLEKGKAYDLVTYTNCESVDLYLNGKKLGNKKLSEIDNFIMKWRAINYLPGTIKAVGIINGKEVCEFALNTAGKPHHFNFNTYKKEGLKGGDIVQVEVEVVDEKGNLIGHKETELNFKIEGDAEIIGVTNGSIDDTTDYFNTISRFTKKGKCLVIIKITNSANNNIKLKVSSKTIKQEVVFKLN
- a CDS encoding sulfatase family protein, translating into MKNIIVYPFLLILVINLTSCKSQEKESVEVKKPNIIWIMAEDMSTDLECYGMPAVKTPNLNKMAAEGIKFNNCFVTNSICSPSRSAMMIGTHQVKTNSHNHRSNRDVPLDSQFTPFTQKLREAGYTTILGNQSVMKKGRKIDVNFKHEPIGEWDGKTKFGLFDKYDTIKKSDEPFFAQIQLVVTHRGEWWNEVREKSAHPVNPNDVVLPEYYADDPAIRLDWAKYLDQVEYMDNEVGMIFKELEDKGLADNTIVIFIGDNGRCNIKGKGYLHDAGLRIPYIIHYPKGLEGGQVRDDVVSSTDITATILDFAGVEIPDYMSGKPMFSDDFEREYVYAARDLWDEIPEKMRAITSNEWKYIRNDKPEIPFDAHQAYLEFYRPAVHIMRGLKKEGKLNANQSFFFEDSKPSEELYNLKNDPQELVNLANNPNYASVLKMMRAKTKAYDEEFKPVSDIYEPKSVQNTVDLVEWIKTEKPEVYKKMQQGVEVGFKKYGAEYKKNKKQIK
- a CDS encoding glycoside hydrolase family 2 TIM barrel-domain containing protein, whose product is MRIVKLIGILFFTVFALQSCKKGATHEISINSDWKFKLLSDSNLTEDKMHSIEFDDSSWQQVSLPHTANIEPLVVNNQWQGICWYRKVFDVPKNESDKKVFLELEAAMNYSKIWINGLEVSSHHGGYLPVVVDITNYLKSGDKNVVAIRLDNTDNLVTGPKPLKRLDFNMYGGLYRNAWLTVKNKVYISNPILENKVAGGGIFITYPKVSKEESTINVKTHIVNEERNASNLEVKHAVYYKNELVKEVTSSDVSIMAESDVELEEQISIVNAKLWSPKDPNLYHLETSVLINGNIVDKRTTRFGIREFTFKNDELYINGEKTFLRGVNRHQEYPFVGYALSDNAQYRDAKKIKDGGFNYIRLSHYPHSPAFMDACDELGIVVIDAIMGWQFYNDTDSFREYCYKSATNLIRRDRNRPSVLAWEVSLNETKMPIFFMEELNKIVHAEYPGEHVYSCGWMDDVYDIYLQARQHRILHPHELKENQPYSVSEYGDWEYYSKNAGLNQDKLPNELRDEMSSRQPRANGEVGLLQQAYNVQESHNDNLNTKAYSDSYWVMYDYNRGYHDNIEYSGLMDIFRLPKFGYYFYQSQRTVEDGVVLKLATYWNEKSPTDVKVYSNCDEVKLFLNDKLIATQQPDSDKNTTNLNHPPFTFNVGSFEAGTLKAEGFINGKKVAEDIVITPKKATSLKVWLDESGKAPEAGVNDVLFLYIAAVDENGTIIPEFSDEVELNLEGDVEIMNLEAIKAEAGIASVLIRIGKKKGEVKVIAKSRDLIGEFKLNIE